A single region of the Pyricularia oryzae 70-15 chromosome 4, whole genome shotgun sequence genome encodes:
- a CDS encoding ubiquitin thioesterase OTU1, translated as MGGVRVRVRHPEGTLQVQAEDSWTVGQFIEHLRKETGVPCFVLKSGFPPAVIDLSDKNISLGALNLDGSAITLTPVEDTSPEAVRSREMAKLVERDSLMAAELAAAESTATPSSGQSDPKRPDNLSVPWPEMDDGYMVLRVMADDNSCLFTALSAALVPQVRDPAPFLRNQIAEYILSHRDTYNRATLEKSPEDYVANLRGRDFWGGSIEMSVLSAIYDIQIVAVDVKTLEVFPHGEDKTERCLVLYSGIHYDRIVLAPGPDYPHETDIVRFDIGNDSALRRARVLAERLQRSGYYTDTNTIVIQCMVPGCNWLGDVKGANEHSNATGHQSFEQIEDK; from the exons ATGGGAGGGGTACGTGTGAGGGTCCGACATCCCGAGGGCACTTTACAAGTCCAGGCGGAGGACTCTTGGACTGTAGGGCAATTTATCGAGCACCTCCGAAAGGAAACCGGTGTTCCATGCTTTGTGCTCAAGTCCGGATTTCCTCCCGCTGTGATTGATCTTAGCGACAAAAACATAAGTCTGGGTGCTCTGAACCTTGACGGCTCGGCCATCACGTTAACGCCTGTAGAGGACACTTCCCCCGAGGCTGTGAGGAGCAGAGAAATGGCCAAACTGGTCGAACGAGACTCGTTAATGGCTGCAGAGCTGGCTGCGGCAGAGTCGACGGCTACTCCATCCTCAGGACAGTCTGATCCTAAAAGACCTGACAACCTCTCGGTCCCTTGGCCGGAGATGGACGATGGGTATATGG TTCTTAGAGTTATGGCCGATGACAACAGCTGTCTCTTCACTGCCCTTTCAGCCGCTCTGGTCCCTCAGGTGAGAGACCCGGCTCCATTTTTGCGCAACCAAATTGCCGAATACATTCTCTCCCATCGAGACACCTACAACAGAGCCACTCTGGAGAAGTCACCTGAAGATTATGTCGCCAATCTCAGAGGTAGAGACTTCTGGGGTGGATCAATCGAGATGTCCGTACTCAGTGCCATCTACGACATACAAATTGTCGCGGTGGATGTCAAG ACTTTGGAGGTATTCCCACACGGCGAGGACAAGACGGAGCGATGCCTGGTGTTGTATTCCGGCATTCATTACGACAGGATTGTGCTAGCTCCCGGGCCTGACTATCCTCATGAGACGGACATCGTCCGCTTCGATATTGGCAACGATTCAGCACTTAGGAGAGCCAGAGTGCTCGCAGAGAGGCTTCAAAGGTCCGGGTACTACACTGACACCAACACTATCGTCATTCAGTGCATGGTCCCGGGTTGCAACTGGCTCGGTGATGTCAAGGGGGCAAATGAGCACAGCAACGCAACTGGGCACCAGAGTTTTGAACAAATTGAGGATAAATAG
- a CDS encoding formamidase — MPEIRKVCKVSLDKPAAEQSALHNRWHPDIPFAGTIKNGETVKIECVDWTGGQIGNNDSADDIRNVDLTKIHYLSGPFEVETAEPGDLLLVEIMDVQPFEDQPWGFTGVFDKSNGGGFLDEIYPSAAKAIWDFEGIYCTSRHIPHVKFAGLIHPGILGCAPSAEVLAEWNKREGDLIAANKLERDVAKPPEPVNVHAGAADASLTARVGKEGARTIPGRPEHGGNCDIKNLSRGSKVYLPVHVSGAKFSVGDLHFSQGDGEISFCGAIEMAGVITINFKVIKNGMADLGLKSPIYIPGPVEPHFGPGRHIYFEGFSVDQHGKQHYMDVTVAYRQTCLRVIEYLRRFGYSDYQIYLLMSCAPIQGHIAGIVDIPNACTTLGLPMDIFDFDISPSAVPAKKLDMGTCAFETGVTEGKVTKGGENSEHSFGGGMTYKS, encoded by the exons ATGCCGGAAATTCGCAAGGTCTGCAAGGTCAGCTTGGACAAGCCTGCTGCTGAGCAGTCAGCTTTACAT AACAGATGGCACCCGGATATCCCGTTTGCGGGAACCATTAAGAATGGCGAAACAGTGAAAATTGAATGCGTTGACTG GACCGGCGGACAAATCGGCAACAACGACTCTGCAGACGATATTCGCAATGTCGACCTCACCAAGATCCACTATCTCAGCGGCCCCTTTGAGGTAGAGACGGCCGAGCCGGGAGACCTCCTGCTGGTTGAGATCATGGACGTTCAGCCGTTTGAGGACCAGCCATGGGGCTTCACGGGTGTCTTTGACAAGAGCAACGGGGGAGGATTTCTCGACGAGATATACCCATCCGC AGCCAAGGCGATCTGGGACTTTGAGGGCATCTACTGCACATCCAGGCATATTCCTCACGTCAAGTTTGCCGGCCTGATCCACCCGGGCATCCTCGGCTGTGCCCCTTCCGCCGAGGTCCTGGCCGAGTGGAACAAGCGCGAGGGGGATCTCATCGCCGCCAACAAGCTCGAGCGCGACGTGGCCAAGCCGCCTGAGCCGGTCAATGTCCACGCCGGCGCTGCGGATGCCAGTCTCACCGCCAGGGTTGGTAAGGAGGGTGCGAGGACGATTCCTGGAAGGCCCGAGCATGGAGGTAATTGCGA CATCAAGAACCTGAGCAGGGGTAGTAAAGTATACCTGCCTGTTCATGTCTCCGGAGCCAAGTTCAGCGTCGGAGATCTGCACTTTTCTC AGGGTGATGGCGAGATATCCTTCTGCGGTGCCATCGAGATGGCCGGTGTCATAACCATCAACTTCAAAGTGATCAAGAACGGGATGGCAGACCTCGGCCTAAAGTCACCCATCTACATCCCGGGTCCGGTAGAGCCTCACTTTGGGCCGGGCCGCCACATCTACTTTGAGGGCTTCAGCGTGGACCAGCACGGCAAGCAGCACTACATGGACGTCACGGTCGCTTACCGTCAGACGTGTCTTC GAGTGATCGAATACCTGCGGCGCTTCGGGTACAGCGACTACCAGATTTACCTGCTCATGTCATGTGCTCCGATCCAAGGGCACATCGCTGGCATTGTTGATATTCCCAATGCATGCACCACTTTGGGCCTCCCTATGGACATCTTCGACTTTGACATCAGTCCCTCGGCGGTGCCGGCCAAGAAGCTGGACATGGGCACTTGTGCCTTTGAGACTGGTGTGACGGAGGGTAAAGTGACCAAGGGCGGCGAGAACAGCGAGCATTCCTTCGGTGGCGGCATGACCTATAAGTCCTAA
- a CDS encoding chromatin structure-remodeling complex protein rsc1, giving the protein MRRATRSSRPSLHAAASTSPSSVPPLTPSSSTPTSPRQFAKMATTHPEDNGAGAIEVRESIEAKMGDPEDVKMSDAPPVSSSSAMTVAVAPAAADASPNRDGDRAADDAQQPNKIINSTAEKHTNHADSGDRMDTDPDADADADADADADADGDADMDADADADGELDDNNRTGGQASARNTQRDMLNLISETSTYLCEYQEDPADEFPLAANFQRLLNRRSFPDYFEVIKEPVAFSTVRQKVLKKVYTAFSEFVRDVALICHNAQVYNRPSAVVFGEAVRLREVFVKELERLVAEKQITAEDAKLPYLGEIPDAADDSPSPPPEEEGEEDEEDEEDDEDDDDDDSDEDGKLRRRRKNRFSRRDRDDDDDVHKKRGRPPKVLTPMEARIHNLLRGLRKPKNENGAIRILNFEKLPDKASHREYYDAISDPVSLESMKRRMKRKKYHSFDQAIADVETMFENAKRWNQPGSEIYQDAVELQKYARELAEQEKARPDDSFVDDEGKLPLAELNHNGQVYKVGDWVHLRNLNDLSKPIVAQIYRMWKDSSGHHWINACWYYRPEQTVHRYEKHFWENEVVKTGQYRVHQVSEIVDRCFVMFITRYHKGRPLGFPEDKQVYVCEARYNEEKFTFHKIKTWASCLPDEVREKDYDMEPWKVPKKVKKFRSPIAHLLRHDASERDPLPKPTWGNPNAPPLLGAVHKRPREENDSPPPRPSPPPGAAQQPPHIQLDHVRRASFRGDASVSGTPPAQFHHSPQPGPGVPPAQPGFPQGYQGQRMMQVPPAQNQPHMQPVNNQAIPSPGPFIPQTPQTPHHAPQFPQQFVPSPGHRHSLPPAGQQVYDNRSMAPTPAALAPRGAPMAMAPSPAPMAPHQMHINHGVPQHGGHYNPPQPQVYTLPEVVDEGIPDDVRQQFQRDDSGHVLFFTTPPVYQPHWGISEEHANLGHSARFLADKKKLEEERLRKRKERDEEQQRAAEEASRKRKLGSEDGDGRTGDGGREAVAALGLLTAFVETINRQTVELDRDMEGWATEKAKWQTERTQGIANGTSKQTNGAH; this is encoded by the exons ATGCGGCGGGCCACACGATCTTCGCGGCCAAGTCTGCACGCGGCAGCATCCACCTCTCCTTCCTCCGTTCCGCCGCTCACGCCGTCCAGCTCCACCCCAACAAGTCCGCGGCAGTTTGCGAAAATGGCCACAACCCACCCCGAAGACAACGGCGCCGGCGCAATCGAGGTGCGCGAGTCCATTGAGGCCAAAATGGGCGACCCTGAGGATGTCAAAATGTCAGACGCGCCACCAGTTTCTTCCTCGAGCGCCATGACCGTCGCAGTAGCACCGGCTGCCGCCGACGCGTCTCCGAATCGCGACGGGGACCGCGCCGCTGATGATGCGCAACAACCGAACAAAATCATCAATTCCACAGCCGAAAAACATACGAACCATGCCGATTCTGGTGATCGCATGGATACCGACCCCGACGCCGATGCGGATGCGGATGCAGATGCAGACGCAGACGCAGATGGAGATGCAGACATGGATGCGGATGCCGACGCCGATGGGGAATTGGATGACAACAACAGAACCGGTGGGCAGGCTAGTGCGCGGAATACCCAGCGCGACATGCTGAACTTGATTTCTGAGACTTCAACATACCTTTGCGAGTATCAAGAAGACCCAGC TGATGAATTCCCACTTGCCGCCAACTTCCAACGCCTCCTAAACAGGCGATCATTCCCGGATTATTTTGAGGTCATCAAGGAGCCGGTAGCTTTCAGCACCGTTAGA CAAAAAGTACTCAAGAAGGTTTATACTGCCTTTTCCGAATTCGTGCGCGATGTTGCTCTCATATGTCACAACGCCCAAGTCTATAACCGTCCGTCAGCTGTGGTATTTGGCGAAGCCGTTCGATTGAGGGAAGTTTTTGTCAAAGAACTCGAAAGGCTGGTCGCGGAGAAGCAGATAACAGCCGAGGATGCAAAACTACCATATTTGGGTGAAATCCCCGATGCCGCCGACGATTCGCCTTCTCCGCCACCTGAAGAGGAAggcgaggaggacgaggaggatgaggaggatgacgaagacgacgatgatgacgattCAGATGAAGACGGCAAGCTCCGTCGCCGACGGAAAAACCGATTCTCAAGAAGGGATAgagatgacgatgatgatgtcCACAAGAAACGTGGTCGTCCACCAAAAGTCCTCACCCCCATGGAGGCCCGCATCCACAACCTGCTCAGGGGGCTTAGGAAGCCCAAGAACGAGAACGGGGCAATACGAATCCTCAACTTTGAGAAGCTTCCGGACAAGGCCAGCCATCGGGAATACTATGATGCAATCAGCGATCCAGTGTCTCTGGAGTCCATGAAGAGAAGAATGAAACGGAAGAAGTATCACAGTTTCGACCAGGCCATTGCGGATGTGGAGACTATGTTCGAAAACGCAAAGCGGTGGAACCAACCAGGAAGTGAAATCTATCAGGACGCCGTTGAGCTGCAGAAATACGCTCGTGAGCTCGCGGAGCAGGAAAAGGCAAGGCCAGATGACTCCTTTGTCGATGATGAAGGGAAACTGCCCCTGGCGGAGCTCAATCACAACGGTCAGGTTTACAAAGTTG GGGACTGGGTGCATCTGAGGAATCTCAATGACTTGTCAAAGCCCATCGTTGCACAAATATACCGTATGTGGAAGGACAGCTCTGGACATCATTGGATCAACGCTTGTTGGTACTACAGACCAGAGCAAACGGTCCACCGCTACGAGAAACATTTCTGGGAGAACGAAGTGGTCAAGACTGGCCAATATCGCGTTCATCAGGTCTCGGAAATCGTCGATAGGTGCTTTGTCATGTTCATCACACGCTACCACAAAGGCCGACCACTTGGGTTTCCAGAAGATAAACAGGTCTACGTCTGTGAAGCGCGCTACAACGAGGAGAAGTTTACCTTCCACAAAATCAAAACGTGGGCTAGCTGCCTTCCTGATGAAGTGCGCGAGAAGGACTACGACATGGAGCCATGGAAAGTACCAAAGAAGGTCAAGAAGTTCCGCAGCCCCATAGCACATCTCTTGAGACACGATGCGAGCGAGAGGGACCCGCTACCTAAGCCTACGTGGGGGAATCCCAATGCGCCACCACTACTCGGAGCAGTGCATAAACGACCCAGAGAAGAAAAT GATTCACCTCCCCCAAGGCCAAGCCCGCCACCTGGTGCAGCTCAGCAGCCTCCGCATATTCAGCTAGATCATGTGCGAAGGGCATCATTCAGGGGTGATGCTTCAGTGTCTGGGACTCCGCCCGCGCAATTCCACCACTCCCCGCAACCAGGACCCGGCGTTCCACCTGCCCAGCCAGGCTTCCCTCAGGGCTACCAAGGCCAGCGTATGATGCAGGTACCGCCCGCTCAAAACCAACCTCACATGCAGCCAGTCAACAACCAGGCGATTCCATCTCCAGGACCATTTATACCACAGACACCGCAAACGCCGCACCACGCACCACAGTTTCCCCAGCAGTTCGTCCCGAGTCCCGGCCACCGCCACAGTCTCCCGCCAGCTGGTCAGCAGGTGTACGACAACCGATCCATGGCGCCGACACCGGCAGCTCTAGCACCACGTGGTGcgcccatggccatggctccCAGCCCGGCCCCGATGGCGCCTCATCAAATGCACATTAACCATGGTGTACCGCAGCATGGGGGGCACTACAACCCGCCGCAACCTCAGGTCTACACACTACCTGAAGTAGTGGATGAGGGCATACCTGACGACGTTCGCCAGCAGTTTCAACGAGACGATAGCGGCCATGTGCTCTTCTTCACCACACCTCCAGTCTACCAGCCACACTGGGGAATCTCGGAGGAGCACGCAAATCTGGGTCACAGCGCCCGATTCCTGGCTGACAAGAAAAAACTGGAGGAGGAGCGGCTTCGCAAGCGAAAGGAGCGGGATGAGGAGCAGCAGAGGGCAGCGGAGGAGGCGTCACGAAAGAGGAAATTGGGCAGTGAAGACGGCGACGGACGaaccggcgacggcggcagaGAGGCCGTGGCTGCTCTTGGCCTTCTCACAGCTTTTGTGGAAACGATAAATCGCCAGACGGTGGAGTTGGACAGGGACATGGAAGGCTGGGCGACAGAAAAGGCAAAGTGGCAGACCGAGCGGACGCAAGGGATAGCCAATGGCACCAGCAAGCAGACCAATGGGGCTCACTGA
- a CDS encoding importin subunit beta-3 yields the protein MSLLPAEVTAELGQLLEALQSPDNAVRSQAEDHLQNNWTVTRPEVLLMGLVELIGAQANTTTIRSSSAVIFRRIAGKTRKNDKGESVDTYISLAKDQAEVIRQKLLQTLASESDRGVRNKISDAVAEVARQCSDNGVSWPDLLAALFQLSMAPDAGKREISFRVFATTPGIIEKQHEESVAQAFSTAFKDDTVAVRLAAMEAFAAFFRGMTKKNQTKYFGLLPEVLNILPPIKESQESDDLSKALTALIDLAEISPKMFRQQFNHLVQFSISVIQDKELDDICRQNALELMATFADYAPSMCKRDPNYTNDMITQCLSLMTDLGEDDDDAAEWLASEELDQDESDLNHVAGEQCMDRLANKLGGQTILAPTFNWLPRMMSSPVWRDRHAALMAISAISEGCRDLMIGELNQVLELVVPALKDAHPRVRWAGCNALGQMSTDFAPTMQKEHHEVVMKAIIPVLISPEPRVKSHAAAALVNFCEEAEKSILEPYLDDLLSHLFQLLQNEKRYVQEQALSTIATIADAAEQAFSKYYDTLMPLLVGVLNREGEKEFRLLRAKAMECATLIALAVGRERLGNDALTLVQLLATVQSNITDADDPQAQYLMHCWGRMCRVLGQDFLPFLHNVMPPLLELATAKADIQLLDDEDQVEQISQEDGWELVPVKGKMIGIRTSTMDDKHMAIELLVVYAQVLEAGFAPYVPEIMEKVAIPGLAFFFHDPVRFISAKLVPQLLGSYKKAYGPTSNELAGLWAGIVDKLLEVLSAEPAIDTLAEMYQCFYESVEVVGAQCMKDEQMTKFIDSVQSTLEDYRDRVNQRAEDKEGVTAEDAEDLAEDILMAIEDDQTLLSDMNKAFHVVFKYHGSSFLRHWERLMPTYESFLKSSETTQRQWGLCIMDDVLEYCGADSIHYANYISQPLLDGCRDQNAAIRQAAAYGIGVAAQKGGAAWAQFLGGALEYLFQAAQVPEPRSEENVYATENACAAIAKILHFNSSTVQNADGIIAQWLGTLPVTNDEEAAPYVYAYLAELIDKQHPAVISQPDKVFIYTAQGLESDTLTGQTAIRVVAAVKQLITASNMDPTQLLQQFAPEAQQTILRYFSN from the exons ATGTCGCTCCTCCCCGCCGAGGTCACGGCCGAGCTTGGCCAACTTCTGGAGGCTTTGCAATCCCCCGACAATGCTGTACGATCGCAGGCGGAGGACCACCTCCAAAACAACTGGACTGTGACAAGGCCTGAGGTGCTGCTGATGGGTCTGGTCGAGTTGATAGGTGCACAGGCCAATACCACTACT ATCCGGTCTTCATCCGCTGTGATCTTTCGgaggattgcaggaaaaacGCGTAAAAACGACAAGGGCGAAAGCGTAGACACCTACATCTCGCTCGCCAAGGACCAGGCTGAAGTAATCCGACAAAAGCTCCTTCAGACTTTGGCCTCAGAGTCGGACCGTGGCGTGCGCAACAAAATCAGTGATGCCGTTGCAGAGGTTGCTCGGCAATGCAGCGATAACG GCGTCTCATGGCCAGACCTTTTGGCGGCGCTCTTCCAGCTTAGCATGGCACCCGATGCTGGAAAGAGAGAGATTTCATTTAGAGTTTTCGCAACAACGCCTGGAATCATTGAGAAGCAACATGAGGAAAGCGTGGCTCAGGCCTTCTCCACGGCATTTAAAGACGACACAGTCGCT GTTCGCTTGGCAGCAATGGAGGCTTTTGCCGCCTTCTTTAGGGGGATGACGAAGAAGAACCAGACCAAATatttcggccttcttcctgAAGTATTGAACATTTTGCCACCTATCAAAGAATCACAAGAATCCGACGATCTCAGCAAGGCTTTGACAGCCCTCATTGATCTAGCTGAGATCTCACCCAAGATGTTCCGCCAACAATTCAACCACTTAGTTCAATTCAGCATTTCTGTCATCCAAGACAAGGAACTTGACGATATCTGCCGCCAGAATGCCTTGGAACTGATGGCGACTTTCGCTGACTACGCCCCGTCCATGTGCAAGAGGGACCCCAACTATACGAATGATATGATTACACAGTGCCTCAGTCTGATGACCGACTTGGgcgaggatgacgacgacgctgCAGAATGGCTCGCATCTGAAGAG CTTGACCAGGATGAATCCGACCTCAACCATGTGGCAGGAGAGCAATGTATGGATAGGTTAGCCAACAAGCTGGGAGGTCAAACCATCCTCGCCCCGACCTTCAACTGGCTGCCTCGCATGATGTCCTCGCCTGTTTGGAGAGATCGGCATGCTGCCCTCATGGCCATCTCAGCCATATCAGAGGGCTGCCGCGACCTTATGATTGGTGAGCTCAACCAGGTTTTGGAGCTCGTTGTGCCAGCTCTCAAGGACGCACACCCTCGCGTCAGGTGGGCTGGGTGCAACGCCCTCGGCCAGATGAGCACGGATTTTGCGCCGACCATGCAGAAGGAGCACCATGAGGTAGTTATGAAGGCCATCATCCCGGTGCTCATCTCTCCCGAGCCGCGCGTCAAGTCccacgccgctgctgccctcGTCAACTTCTGTGAAGAGGCAGAGAAGAGTATCCTGGAGCCTTATCTGGATGATCTTCTCTCGCATCTCTTCCAACTTCTGCAGAACGAAAAGCGTTACGTACAGGAGCAGGCCCTGTCGACCATTGCGACCATTGCAGATGCTGCGGAGCAAGCCTTCTCCAAGTATTACGATACGTTGATGCCGCTTTTGGTTGGCGTTCTGAACCGAGAAGGAGAGAAGGAATTCCGACTGTTGCGTGCCAAGGCTATGGAGTGCGCTACTCTGATTGCACTGGCGGTTGGCCGTGAGAGGCTCGGAAACGACGCGCTAACTCTGGTCCAGCTCCTCGCCACTGTGCAGTCCAACATCACAGACGCGGACGACCCTCAAGCACAATACCTTATGCACTGCTGGGGCCGCATGTGCCGTGTCCTTGGCCAAGACTTCCTGCCATTCCTTCACAACGTTATGCCACCCCTGTTGGAGCTTGCAACAGCCAAGGCCGACATTCAACTTCTTGACGATGAGGACCAGGTCGAACAAATATCTCAGGAGGATGGCTGGGAGCTGGTGCCCGTTAAAGGCAAGATGATCGGAATCCGCACAAGCACCATGGACGACAAGCATATGGCCATTGAATTGCTTGTTGTGTATGCTCAGGTTTTGGAGGCTGGCTTTGCGCCTTACGTTCCTGAGATTATGGAGAAGGTTGCCATTCCCGGACTGGCTTTCTTCTTCCACGACCCTGTGCGTTTTATCTCGGCCAAGTTGGTTCCTCAACTACTTGGCTCGTACAAGAAGGCCTATGGTCCCACCTCTAATGAGCTTGCTGGGCTTTGGGCCGGTATCGTGGACAAGCTCCTGGAGGTTCTCTCAGCCGAGCCGGCGATCGACACCCTTGCCGAGATGTACCAGTGTTTCTACGAATCTGTGGAAGTTGTTGGTGCCCAGTGCATGAAGGACGAGCAAATGACCAAGTTTATCGACTCTGTCCAATCGACATTAGAGGACTACAGAGATCGCGTTAACCAACGTGCAGAAGACAAAGAAGGTGTCACGGCGGAGGATGCGGAGGACCTGGCCGAGGACATCTTGATGGCCATTGAGGATGACCAGACGCTCCTCTCGGACATGAACAAGGCATTCCATGTCGTGTTCAAGTACCACGGATCCTCTTTCCTCAGACACTGGGAACGTCTTATGCCTACATATGAATCCTTCCTCAAATCCTCGGAGACGACGCAAAGGCAATGGGGTCTCTGCATTATGGATGATGTTCTCGAATACTGCGGAGCTGACAGCATCCACTACGCCAACTACATCAGCCAACCCCTGCTGGACGGCTGCCGGGATCAAAACGCGGCAATCAGGCAAGCAGCAGCCTATGGCATCGGTGTTGCGGCCCAGAAGGGCGGTGCAGCTTGGGCGCAGTTCCTAGGTGGCGCTCTGGAGTATCTGTTCCAGGCCGCACAGGTTCCCGAGCCGCGAAGTGAAGAGAATGTCTATGCGACCGAGAATGCGTGTGCTGCGATAGCCAAGATCCTCCACTTCAACTCATCGACCGTTCAAAATGCAGACGGCATCATTGCCCAGTGGCTTGGCACACTTCCGGTCACAAACGATGAGGAGGCTGCACCGTATGTTTACGCATATCTAGCTGAACTGATTGACAA GCAACATCCCGCTGTTATCAGCCAACCGGACAAGGTTTTCATATACACTGCCCAAGGGCTTGAGTCTGATACGCTCACCGGTCAGACAGCCATCAGGGTGGTTGCTGCGGTCAAGCAGCTTATCACTGCCAGCAACATGGACCCGACGCAGCTTTTGCAACAATTTGCGCCCGAGGCCCAGCAAACCATACTTCGTTACTTTAGCAACTAG
- a CDS encoding SDS23 — MDKADTSAAPVGASSPIPIPIDQPQRSNSQQGSIGNGSGSHRTPGHIPTHRQSFAENLRNPPPSPRAQRHLSLSQSAIQELLLKNPSSKQPNPLFANRDWRDVAVGELVTQDDVKWADLDTSVEEATMLLLRSSPANVVHVREKSTDNTPVSTFDYNDLNAYILVVVGLAHPEDDEQVALYDEIARKARERVAIPLRDIQPICRKEVLVTFSADEPLSRGVEVLGSGIHRVFVTTGNGDVIGVLSQLKVLGFFWEEGVSFPEIDRLYPVPLRDLKLGTHQIIAINADRPLAEALTLMSNEGLTSVAVVDNGMNVVGNISTADVRLLTSAASMPLLESTCMHFISVILTERGVERGQDSFPVFYVNPYSTLAHTVAKLTATQSHRMWVVESPSPSPSVPGTPLLQPVSSASSGQVAGATPTTPATTSTASGTPALSTATSTGSTIVIPSAVPTASLPPPVSSSVPAAALPGAHLSGRLTGVISLTDILNMFARSSGLHPSDPGEQRARRRRSSSASMRPSMEASRPSAEFIRRLG; from the exons ATGGACAAGGCCGACACCTCTGCCGCTCCTGTGGGTGCGTCAAGCCCAATTCCAATTCCGATCGATCAGCCACAGCGCTCGAACTCGCAGCAGGGTAGCATTGGCAATGGTTCTGGCTCGCACAGAACCCCAGGCCACATCCCCACGCATCGCCAGAGCTTTGCTGAGAACCTGAGAAACCCGCCTCCTTCGCCCCGGGCACAGAGGCACTTGTCTCTGTCACAATCAGCCATACAGGAACTTCTCCTCAAGAACCCCTCCTCCAAACAGCCTAATCCCCTATTTGCGAATCGGGACTGGCGCGATGTGGCCGTCGGAGAGCTTGTTACGCAGGATGACGTCAAGTGGGCAGATCTAGACACGAGCGTCGAGGAGGCTACGATG TTACTTCTGAGGAGCTCTCCAGCAAATGTTGTCCACGTCCGGGAGAAGAGCACAGACAATACGCCCGTATCTACCTTTGACTACAATGACTTGAATGCGTATATCCTCGTCGTTGTTGGTCTGGCGCATCCCGAGGATGATGAACAAGTCGCTTTATATGATGAAATAGCCAGAAAAGCTCGAGAACGGGTGGCTATTCCGCTGCGGGATATTCAACCTATCTGTCGCAAAGAAGTTCTCGTCACGTTTTCTGCTGATGAACCCCTCTCCAGGGGCGTCGAGGTGCTGGGAAGCGGTATTCATCGAGTCTTCGTCACCACCGGCAATGGCGATGTTATCGGAGTCCTCAGTCAACTGAAAGTTCTGGGATTTTTCTGGGAGGAAGGTGTTTCTTTCCCTGAAATCGACAGGTTATATCCGGTACCGCTGCGCGATCTCAAGCTGGGAACTCATCAAATAATTGCCATCAA TGCCGACAGGCCTTTGGCCGAGGCCCTGACGCTGATGAGCAACGAGGGCCTTACATCCGTCGCTGTGGTTGACAATGGGATGAACGTAGTGGGCAACATCAGCACTGCCGATGTACGACTTCTGACTTCGGCTGCCAGCATGCCCTTGCTAGAGTCAACCTGCATGCACTTCATCAGCGTCATCCTCACCGAGAGGGGTGTGGAAAGGGGCCAAGACTCGTTTCCCGTCTTCTATGTCAACCCATACTCTACTCTCGCCCACACCGTCGCGAAGCTCACAGCTACTCAAAGCCATCGGATGTGGGTTGTCGAGAGCCCCTCGCCATCTCCAAGCGTGCCTGGCACACCACTGTTACAACCAGTGTCGTCTGCCTCCTCAGGTCAAGTTGCAGGAGCTACGCCGACCACGCCAGCGACTACATCCACTGCTTCGGGAACACCCGCGCTGTCCACGGCGACTTCGACCGGCTCTACGATAGTGATACCCTCGGCTGTCCCGACTGCTTCACTCCCACCGCCGGTCAGCTCGTCGGTGCCGGCCGCAGCGCTACCTGGCGCTCACCTGTCTGGGCGGCTCACTGGCGTCATCTCCTTGACCGATATTTTGAATATGTTTGCAAGGTCGTCGGGACTCCATCCCTCAGACCCGGGCGAGCAGCGTGCCCGTCGAAGACGCAGCTCGAGCGCGAGTATGCGCCCAAGTATGGAAGCGTCTAGACCTAGCGCCGAGTTTATTAGGAGATTAGGCTGA